One window of the Gimesia chilikensis genome contains the following:
- a CDS encoding beta-propeller domain-containing protein → MPRATQFFTLVIALLVTTVASAERLVLVSASYQKDLLAICDAKGKVLWSYKTEGPAKGHAGHHDVQLLPNGNILFHDSWTGLKEINLNKEIVWEYDSASSNGNAGKRVDVHAFKRLPNGNTVIVESGVGRIIEVDRDGKLVHQFPLKKGGTQSTRLMRVTPAGTYLVCSEQPGVVIEYDRDGNIVWEYPIGTRVYGALRLKNGNTLIASGSGHSVREVTPDKRTIWEVKERVPGTDVALQWTTCLQELDNGNLVIGNCHAGPENPQILELDENRKIVWQFDDFNLVGNGLACWEILNDEQSKLVRKKLKR, encoded by the coding sequence ATGCCACGCGCCACGCAGTTCTTCACGCTTGTAATCGCTCTCCTGGTCACCACAGTCGCTTCTGCGGAACGACTGGTTCTGGTGAGCGCTTCCTATCAGAAAGATCTTCTCGCGATCTGCGATGCAAAAGGTAAAGTCCTCTGGTCGTACAAAACCGAGGGGCCTGCCAAAGGCCATGCCGGCCATCACGATGTGCAACTGCTCCCCAATGGTAACATCCTGTTTCACGACAGCTGGACCGGCCTCAAAGAGATCAATCTCAATAAAGAGATTGTCTGGGAATACGATTCGGCCAGCAGTAACGGCAACGCCGGGAAGCGGGTGGATGTGCATGCTTTCAAACGCCTGCCCAACGGCAATACGGTAATCGTTGAAAGTGGAGTCGGACGGATTATCGAAGTCGATCGCGACGGCAAGCTCGTGCACCAGTTCCCCTTGAAGAAAGGGGGCACACAATCCACCAGGCTGATGCGAGTCACTCCCGCGGGAACCTATCTGGTCTGTTCAGAACAGCCGGGCGTCGTGATTGAATATGACCGCGACGGAAACATCGTCTGGGAATATCCGATTGGCACCCGCGTCTACGGCGCTCTGCGTCTTAAGAACGGGAACACACTGATCGCCTCGGGCAGCGGTCACAGCGTCCGCGAAGTCACCCCCGACAAACGGACCATCTGGGAAGTCAAGGAACGCGTGCCGGGCACGGATGTGGCACTCCAATGGACCACCTGTCTGCAGGAACTCGACAACGGCAATCTGGTCATCGGCAACTGCCACGCCGGCCCCGAGAATCCACAGATCCTGGAACTCGACGAGAACCGCAAGATCGTCTGGCAGTTCGACGATTTCAACCTCGTCGGTAATGGCCTGGCCTGCTGGGAAATTCTGAATGACGAACAGTCGAAACTGGTGCGGAAGAAACTCAAACGCTGA
- a CDS encoding M56 family metallopeptidase, translated as MDLLWKLLISNAAIAGGLFILVVLIRRWIKNPALLHMLLLLVLIKLITPAVWQPQVALLSPAPRTSVSPVETAPVTDGTGLLAENESNANTEMNAFDSLRKRMQETSKGSSPATITETVSKTSTAETSIEIPVSKPAWYLRLAAAFTARGWTWATSLFLIWTIGTAVCCFIAALRIFRFQRLLKLARPASEALQQRAGALGTRIGLKSAPQVVLLPGAISPLLWAFCCRARIILPERLLAELDEAEQDTLLLHELAHYRRGDHWVRLIELVTTALYWWYPVVWWVRREIRLTEEACCDAWVIQTEPDKRRAYAEVLVKATGFVSQAQRIPVSTGMGSARILEQRLTSIMCDSLQHQISRRGKFLLATIALLLLSLAPLPGTSQAETKVAEKPDQLPSVEEILNGYRDNLQRLLPLEMTYRITAQENMNCITRDRLNLQVLRDIQKADRSEIMIDGKIMSEEEHQMRVTYSYTSQANFLDSQLTPEAVRKRLSETVLEQRYFWTDGRSFHQRRPYQLQQKNNNLEQGPVWPAENLNQHYNEIELISWSDQNQPPLRRWYGRKKRQQFPQGEIGNELKQITNLKTTAPLGLKEYHWAEELPEYSLDACLTKPSHRYRVVGRENRDGRTLILVEYLNEPHEQSPEKRWRMRAWIDPAQGFLPLRIEWGYIDQENQLAWGLSQHAEVLQVKQVDGSYYPTRIRFQEYTTGTPKKQEQSSHTNEIKIFTKNLKDFPAPPTVPGRSTTWEVLDIHPHQQIAPETLALRFPEETVYENRIDGRTYTIGNEQPLPEPPEPPEMVHLFTQAPPLQVSEWMDGNQRNLQDFRGKVVVLLFLDDTFLKFDFAKLPPEMEQYFVEAQKMLLRLHQKYENKEIVFLQIYPPDSSKAKIREFHQYLGFETLAAIDQRQGEGGATNNKYHGVQVAPTCFMLSRKGRIVFSPEITDSIMMEEHFQHAARKLSISLDELEKLPKDEATRQSLRVMEYMISEQIDKVLAIQ; from the coding sequence ATGGATCTGCTCTGGAAACTGCTGATCAGTAACGCGGCGATCGCCGGCGGTCTGTTTATCCTCGTGGTCTTGATCCGCCGCTGGATCAAAAACCCGGCACTGCTGCACATGCTGCTGCTACTCGTGCTGATCAAGTTGATCACCCCGGCGGTCTGGCAGCCGCAGGTTGCCTTACTTTCACCCGCCCCCCGTACGAGCGTCTCGCCGGTCGAAACAGCCCCGGTGACAGATGGCACTGGTCTGCTTGCTGAAAATGAGTCCAACGCCAACACAGAAATGAATGCTTTCGATTCTCTGCGAAAGCGAATGCAAGAGACCAGCAAAGGCTCATCTCCTGCTACGATTACTGAAACTGTATCCAAGACCTCAACTGCTGAGACTTCAATAGAGATCCCAGTAAGCAAGCCAGCCTGGTATCTGAGACTGGCTGCCGCTTTCACAGCCCGTGGATGGACATGGGCAACATCGTTATTTCTGATCTGGACTATCGGGACAGCAGTCTGCTGTTTCATTGCAGCGTTGCGTATCTTTCGTTTCCAACGACTGCTGAAGCTCGCACGGCCTGCCTCCGAAGCACTGCAGCAACGGGCCGGGGCACTGGGCACGCGCATCGGTCTGAAGTCAGCCCCACAGGTTGTGTTGCTTCCGGGAGCGATCTCTCCCCTGCTCTGGGCGTTCTGTTGCAGGGCACGGATTATCCTGCCGGAACGGCTGCTTGCAGAACTGGATGAAGCAGAACAAGACACACTGCTGCTGCATGAGCTGGCGCATTACCGCCGCGGCGATCACTGGGTGCGTCTGATCGAACTTGTCACCACGGCGCTGTACTGGTGGTATCCCGTCGTGTGGTGGGTACGGAGAGAAATCCGTCTGACCGAAGAGGCGTGTTGTGATGCCTGGGTCATCCAGACAGAACCCGACAAACGGCGGGCCTATGCGGAAGTCCTCGTCAAAGCAACAGGTTTCGTTTCCCAGGCGCAACGCATTCCCGTCTCCACCGGCATGGGATCAGCCCGGATTCTGGAACAGCGTCTGACTTCGATTATGTGTGACTCATTACAGCATCAGATTTCGCGGCGGGGAAAATTCCTGCTGGCCACAATCGCTCTGCTGTTATTATCGCTGGCCCCCCTGCCGGGCACTTCGCAGGCAGAGACTAAGGTAGCAGAGAAACCGGACCAGTTACCGAGTGTAGAAGAAATTCTGAACGGTTACCGGGACAACCTCCAGCGCCTACTCCCGCTGGAGATGACGTACCGGATCACGGCGCAGGAGAACATGAACTGCATTACACGGGACCGACTGAACCTGCAAGTACTCAGGGATATTCAGAAAGCCGACAGAAGTGAAATCATGATCGATGGAAAGATCATGAGCGAGGAAGAGCACCAGATGAGGGTTACCTATTCTTACACATCACAGGCGAATTTTCTGGATAGCCAATTGACCCCGGAAGCAGTTCGGAAACGGTTGAGCGAAACAGTGCTAGAGCAACGTTATTTCTGGACTGATGGTCGATCGTTTCATCAACGACGTCCTTATCAGTTACAACAGAAGAACAATAACTTAGAACAGGGACCGGTCTGGCCGGCGGAGAATTTGAATCAGCATTATAACGAGATCGAGCTGATCTCGTGGTCCGATCAGAACCAGCCTCCTTTGCGGCGCTGGTACGGCAGAAAGAAGCGCCAGCAATTTCCGCAGGGTGAAATCGGCAACGAACTGAAGCAAATCACCAACCTGAAGACGACTGCACCGCTGGGGCTCAAAGAGTATCACTGGGCAGAAGAGTTGCCCGAATACAGTCTGGATGCCTGCCTGACAAAACCGTCGCACCGGTACCGGGTTGTGGGACGGGAAAACCGGGATGGCAGAACGTTGATCCTCGTGGAGTATCTGAACGAGCCGCATGAGCAGAGCCCGGAGAAACGCTGGCGGATGCGCGCCTGGATCGATCCCGCCCAGGGTTTTCTCCCCTTACGGATCGAATGGGGCTATATTGACCAGGAAAACCAGCTCGCCTGGGGTTTGAGTCAGCATGCAGAGGTGCTGCAGGTTAAACAGGTTGACGGCAGTTATTATCCGACACGCATCCGGTTTCAGGAATACACGACCGGCACTCCGAAAAAACAGGAGCAATCCTCCCATACGAACGAGATCAAGATATTCACAAAGAACCTGAAGGACTTTCCAGCCCCCCCCACTGTCCCTGGGCGGAGTACCACCTGGGAGGTACTCGACATCCATCCGCATCAGCAAATCGCCCCTGAGACACTGGCACTGCGGTTTCCAGAGGAGACCGTGTATGAGAACAGGATCGACGGCCGGACATACACCATCGGAAACGAACAGCCGCTGCCCGAGCCACCGGAGCCCCCAGAAATGGTGCATCTTTTCACGCAGGCTCCTCCACTGCAGGTGTCAGAATGGATGGATGGGAACCAGCGTAATCTCCAAGATTTTCGCGGTAAAGTGGTTGTCCTGCTCTTTCTCGACGATACTTTTTTGAAATTTGATTTTGCAAAGTTGCCTCCCGAAATGGAGCAATACTTCGTGGAAGCCCAAAAAATGCTACTCAGGCTGCATCAGAAGTACGAGAATAAAGAGATCGTCTTCCTGCAAATCTATCCGCCGGACTCATCTAAAGCAAAAATTCGTGAGTTCCACCAGTATCTCGGATTTGAAACGCTGGCCGCGATTGACCAGCGGCAAGGAGAAGGTGGTGCCACCAACAATAAATACCATGGCGTACAAGTTGCCCCAACCTGCTTTATGTTGAGTCGTAAAGGGCGCATCGTGTTCAGCCCTGAAATTACTGACTCGATAATGATGGAGGAACATTTTCAACATGCCGCCCGGAAACTTTCGATTTCCCTGGACGAACTGGAAAAACTCCCTAAAGACGAAGCCACCCGGCAAAGTCTGAGGGTCATGGAATATATGATTAGTGAGCAGATCGATAAAGTACTCGCAATTCAATAA
- a CDS encoding BlaI/MecI/CopY family transcriptional regulator: protein MVKTPRDVTEAELSVLQVLWQQGSATIRAITEQLEPERVDAYYSTVKKLLERLETKGFVKREPAGIAFVYEACIARDELVGRRLQEVAETLCEGSLTPLLTQLAQHTDLNRKQQKVLMDLIDELAKKNSKP, encoded by the coding sequence ATGGTCAAGACGCCCCGTGATGTGACGGAAGCGGAACTGAGTGTACTGCAGGTCCTCTGGCAACAGGGGTCGGCGACGATTCGCGCGATTACCGAACAACTTGAACCCGAACGGGTTGACGCGTATTACTCCACCGTCAAAAAACTGCTCGAACGCCTGGAAACCAAGGGCTTCGTCAAACGGGAGCCGGCGGGCATCGCCTTTGTATATGAAGCCTGTATCGCGCGCGATGAATTAGTCGGGCGACGCCTGCAGGAGGTGGCGGAGACGTTGTGCGAAGGTTCGCTGACGCCGCTGCTCACACAACTGGCGCAACACACTGATCTGAACCGGAAGCAGCAGAAAGTGCTGATGGATCTCATCGACGAACTTGCCAAAAAGAATTCAAAACCATAA
- a CDS encoding sulfatase — MNSRFKSLSAIAVLCCLVLGLISESQAATLNAKQSPNIVVFLVDDMGVMDTSVPFLTDAEGNPKRYPLNDYYITPNMERLAKQGIRFNNFYAMSVCSPTRISILTGQNAARHHATNWINPRKNNAGPQGPPDWNWEGLKKEDVTLPRLLQKSGYKTIHVGKGHFGADNFPGAEPLNLGFNVNIAGASFGAPGSYYAEKKYGLGTRRAHHAVPGLDKYHGTDTFLTEALTLEANAALAETVEQKKPFFLYMAHYAVHAPFDSDPRFADHYKDSGKPKNAQAFATLIEGMDKSLGDIMQQLNELGVAENTLIFFLGDNGSDAPLGHQHEVACAAPLRGKKGAHYEGGMRVPFIAAWAKPNPENANQKQLPIPANMIQDQVAAVYDLFPTILDLTHTLPPKDYVMDGMPLNQLLLGEQDHSRPETFLMNYPHAPHRSDYFTVYRDGDWKVIYHYFPSKQSEGSHYQLYNLAKDPFEQNNLAESNPQKLKQMMQSLIDSLQSHQAQYPVAAEGSTKPVLPKLP; from the coding sequence ATGAATTCACGATTTAAGTCCCTGTCAGCGATCGCTGTTCTCTGCTGCCTTGTTCTCGGTCTGATTTCTGAATCGCAGGCCGCCACTCTGAATGCGAAACAATCACCAAACATTGTCGTCTTCCTCGTGGATGATATGGGAGTCATGGATACTTCGGTGCCGTTTCTGACCGACGCCGAGGGGAACCCCAAACGGTACCCACTCAACGATTATTACATCACGCCCAACATGGAACGCCTGGCGAAGCAGGGGATTCGTTTCAATAACTTTTATGCGATGAGTGTCTGCTCGCCGACCCGAATCTCCATTCTGACCGGCCAGAACGCAGCCCGGCATCATGCGACGAACTGGATTAATCCCCGTAAGAATAATGCCGGTCCCCAGGGACCGCCGGACTGGAACTGGGAAGGCCTCAAAAAAGAAGACGTCACGCTGCCACGCTTGCTGCAGAAGTCAGGCTATAAGACGATTCATGTCGGCAAAGGCCATTTTGGCGCTGACAACTTCCCCGGAGCGGAACCGCTGAATCTGGGATTCAACGTCAATATCGCCGGCGCTTCGTTCGGGGCACCGGGCAGTTATTATGCTGAAAAGAAATACGGTCTGGGGACCCGCCGGGCACATCACGCCGTTCCCGGTCTGGATAAATATCATGGCACCGATACCTTCCTGACCGAAGCACTCACGCTGGAAGCGAACGCGGCACTGGCGGAAACGGTCGAGCAGAAGAAACCGTTCTTCCTCTACATGGCTCATTACGCAGTGCATGCCCCCTTTGATTCCGATCCCCGCTTTGCCGACCATTACAAGGATTCAGGCAAACCAAAGAACGCTCAGGCGTTTGCCACGTTGATTGAAGGCATGGACAAATCCCTGGGTGATATCATGCAGCAGCTCAATGAACTGGGAGTCGCAGAAAATACACTCATCTTTTTCCTGGGAGACAACGGTTCCGACGCACCCCTGGGGCATCAACACGAAGTTGCCTGTGCAGCCCCTCTGCGGGGTAAGAAAGGGGCCCACTATGAAGGGGGCATGCGGGTGCCTTTCATCGCGGCCTGGGCTAAGCCGAATCCGGAAAATGCCAATCAGAAGCAGCTCCCCATTCCCGCAAATATGATTCAGGACCAGGTGGCTGCCGTTTACGATCTGTTTCCCACGATTCTGGATCTGACGCACACGCTCCCGCCCAAAGATTATGTCATGGACGGAATGCCCCTCAATCAACTGCTGTTGGGCGAGCAGGACCATTCACGTCCGGAAACGTTCCTGATGAACTATCCCCACGCACCGCATCGCAGCGACTACTTTACGGTTTACCGGGACGGCGACTGGAAAGTGATCTACCATTATTTCCCCTCCAAACAATCGGAGGGTTCTCACTACCAGCTGTATAACCTGGCAAAGGACCCGTTCGAACAAAACAACCTCGCGGAATCGAATCCGCAGAAGCTCAAGCAGATGATGCAGTCCCTGATCGACAGTCTGCAATCTCATCAGGCACAGTATCCGGTTGCTGCAGAGGGAAGTACAAAACCAGTATTGCCCAAGCTGCCCTGA
- a CDS encoding BlaI/MecI/CopY family transcriptional regulator → MSKKDQPVSSTDVTEAERTVLEILWERPGGSSVREIVLAMYGRHEHSLHGGVKSFLDRLMDKGLVTVDKSGFAHLFSATLSRESFVGRQLKHLADHHFGGSLTPMLLSLVEQVDLDDKKRATLERIINQIKD, encoded by the coding sequence ATGTCTAAGAAAGATCAACCCGTTAGCAGCACTGATGTGACCGAAGCAGAACGCACAGTGCTGGAGATTCTCTGGGAACGACCTGGAGGAAGCTCGGTTCGTGAGATTGTATTGGCGATGTATGGTCGGCACGAACATTCCCTGCATGGCGGTGTAAAAAGTTTTCTGGACCGCCTGATGGACAAGGGGTTGGTGACCGTCGACAAAAGCGGTTTTGCGCATCTGTTTTCAGCAACACTTTCGCGTGAATCCTTTGTCGGTCGACAGTTGAAGCACCTGGCTGATCATCATTTTGGGGGCTCTTTAACCCCGATGCTGCTCTCGCTGGTGGAGCAGGTTGATCTCGATGACAAAAAACGTGCGACTCTGGAAAGAATCATTAATCAAATCAAAGACTAG
- a CDS encoding M56 family metallopeptidase, whose translation MSSLLYCLIWNLMLVSVFTLFLWIGSWTTWLKHRPVLRQLLWMLVLVKLITPPLLALPVLPQLHFLSEARASKVIDFVTTDTGLAVVEESSEVGTGHPEKIKSNYPAVSGSDLFFLFLFLSLLGSIILWSRAVMIHLRMHHLAREFQSVSPRINRILQELSQSYQLVQVPEAVLLDLPCSPMLWSSLSHPTIILPSAFSAQASDEQLRHVLAHELAHLVRRDYLVSLFAFLVTSLFWWNPVAWFARREMLIAMEASCDALAMKHSVSSRQSYAHTLLTVVSTLSGNQSVLPAAGAQFGEFQSLKRRIEMVACSQVRFTLSRSACLLTLTCGLLGLVWVPVSAAKESDESPAATAPKLVQPDQQDEQKPEPNGPGTATYHQPGINNARLISWGVESSVRAYFFDTEESAESFAKTVSAFKIAQQFQLVLDEDSLIDYDNHKIVMPVNHAKQLQINSEKAILLEGDRKQHQRIERIMKALNAE comes from the coding sequence ATGTCCAGTTTGCTTTACTGCCTGATATGGAATCTGATGCTGGTTTCAGTATTTACCCTGTTTCTCTGGATAGGCTCATGGACGACCTGGTTGAAGCACCGGCCTGTGCTCCGGCAGTTACTCTGGATGCTGGTGCTGGTGAAGTTGATCACGCCTCCCCTGTTGGCCCTTCCTGTCCTGCCCCAGTTGCATTTCTTGTCGGAAGCCAGAGCAAGCAAAGTGATCGACTTTGTCACGACTGATACAGGCCTGGCTGTTGTTGAAGAGAGCAGCGAAGTGGGAACAGGACATCCAGAAAAAATCAAAAGCAACTATCCGGCAGTCTCAGGGTCCGATCTGTTCTTCTTATTCCTGTTTCTCAGTCTGCTTGGCTCAATCATTCTCTGGAGCAGAGCCGTCATGATTCATCTCCGGATGCATCACCTGGCTCGGGAATTTCAATCTGTTTCGCCGAGGATAAATCGAATTCTTCAGGAACTTTCCCAATCTTATCAACTGGTGCAGGTGCCGGAAGCCGTGTTGCTGGATCTCCCCTGTTCACCGATGCTCTGGAGTAGTCTGAGTCATCCGACGATCATCCTCCCCAGTGCCTTCTCTGCTCAAGCCAGTGATGAACAGCTGCGGCATGTACTGGCGCATGAACTGGCACACCTGGTTCGCCGAGATTATCTGGTAAGCCTCTTTGCTTTTCTGGTCACCAGCCTCTTCTGGTGGAATCCTGTGGCCTGGTTTGCCCGTCGCGAGATGTTGATTGCGATGGAAGCCAGCTGTGATGCATTAGCCATGAAACATTCGGTCAGCTCGCGTCAATCTTATGCTCATACCCTGCTGACAGTGGTGTCTACACTCTCAGGAAATCAGTCTGTGCTGCCTGCGGCGGGGGCACAGTTCGGTGAATTCCAGTCCTTGAAAAGGAGAATAGAAATGGTTGCCTGCTCTCAAGTCCGCTTCACTCTTTCACGCTCAGCCTGCCTGTTGACCCTCACCTGTGGCCTGCTGGGACTGGTCTGGGTTCCCGTCAGTGCAGCGAAAGAATCTGATGAGTCTCCGGCCGCGACAGCGCCAAAACTGGTGCAGCCCGATCAACAAGATGAACAAAAACCCGAACCAAACGGCCCGGGGACTGCCACTTATCATCAACCAGGGATCAATAATGCCCGGCTGATCAGTTGGGGAGTTGAGTCTTCTGTGAGAGCTTATTTCTTTGATACTGAAGAATCTGCAGAGTCATTTGCTAAAACAGTATCAGCGTTTAAAATCGCTCAGCAGTTCCAACTGGTTCTGGATGAAGATAGCCTGATAGATTACGACAATCATAAAATTGTCATGCCTGTAAATCATGCGAAACAATTACAGATCAATTCGGAGAAAGCCATTCTCCTTGAAGGAGATCGAAAACAGCACCAACGCATAGAGCGGATCATGAAAGCTCTGAATGCAGAATAG
- a CDS encoding YybH family protein → MQSDEQEIRDLVSTWLEATKAGDTEKVLELMAEDVVFLVPGEPPMVGKAPYKEAAQPHPEQPVPEIEGVSEIQEIKVLGDWAYMWTEMAVKVTPPSGHPVKRVGHTLSILHKENGKWVIARDANMLVPVTENE, encoded by the coding sequence ATGCAAAGCGATGAACAGGAAATTCGTGATCTGGTCAGCACCTGGCTGGAAGCAACAAAAGCAGGCGACACCGAGAAGGTACTGGAACTGATGGCCGAGGATGTCGTATTCCTTGTCCCGGGTGAACCTCCTATGGTCGGGAAAGCGCCCTACAAAGAAGCGGCGCAGCCCCACCCCGAACAGCCGGTACCGGAGATTGAAGGTGTCAGCGAAATTCAGGAGATCAAAGTCCTGGGCGACTGGGCCTACATGTGGACTGAGATGGCTGTCAAAGTGACTCCCCCAAGCGGACATCCCGTCAAGCGGGTCGGCCACACACTGTCCATTCTGCACAAAGAGAATGGCAAATGGGTGATTGCACGCGACGCTAACATGCTGGTACCAGTTACAGAAAATGAATAA